A window from Streptomyces sp. NBC_00271 encodes these proteins:
- a CDS encoding M56 family metallopeptidase: MNAAPVLVGYTAAVGFAAPYLLLRSRWPHRAPALAAAVWHALVVAFSIGAALAAYNLAMPAHHLQAGLSGFLHFCGLQVGPGAAAGEPAPQSAAWLAFVLPAAIGITLVASFTFHVVRACRARARHREVVDLVGHRSARLRATILPYGIPAAYCLPGRRPRIVISDAAVRELTAEQLDAVLEHEQGHIAGRHHLALAAAEAFHSVFRRLPLARHAREQTALLLEMVADDRALRSHSSEVLATAMYEMAAARTPKGAFAAGSHTVLIRLERVLGPRRAPHPAFWGSVATLAAAVPLLPLLVACPPGLG; encoded by the coding sequence GTGAACGCGGCTCCCGTCCTGGTCGGCTACACGGCGGCCGTGGGTTTCGCCGCTCCGTATCTGCTCCTGCGCTCCCGCTGGCCGCACCGGGCCCCGGCCCTGGCGGCGGCGGTGTGGCACGCCCTGGTGGTCGCGTTCTCGATCGGTGCCGCGCTCGCCGCATACAACCTGGCCATGCCGGCCCATCACTTGCAGGCAGGTCTGTCGGGCTTCCTCCATTTTTGCGGACTGCAGGTCGGCCCGGGTGCCGCCGCGGGTGAGCCCGCACCCCAATCGGCGGCCTGGCTCGCCTTTGTCCTGCCCGCCGCGATCGGGATCACCCTGGTTGCGAGCTTCACCTTCCACGTCGTACGAGCTTGTCGGGCGCGGGCCCGGCACCGCGAGGTTGTGGACTTGGTGGGGCACCGCTCCGCCAGGTTGCGCGCCACGATTCTGCCGTACGGCATCCCCGCTGCGTACTGCCTGCCCGGCCGCCGCCCCCGGATCGTGATCAGCGACGCCGCCGTGCGTGAACTCACGGCGGAACAGCTCGACGCCGTACTGGAACACGAACAGGGCCACATCGCAGGGCGCCACCACCTGGCCCTGGCCGCCGCGGAGGCGTTCCACTCGGTGTTCCGCCGACTGCCGTTGGCCCGTCATGCCCGGGAACAGACGGCGCTCCTGCTGGAGATGGTCGCCGATGACCGCGCTCTGCGCAGCCACTCCAGTGAGGTACTGGCCACGGCGATGTACGAGATGGCGGCGGCCCGTACCCCGAAGGGTGCGTTCGCGGCGGGCAGTCACACGGTCCTGATCCGCCTGGAGCGAGTCCTCGGCCCGCGCAGGGCCCCTCACCCCGCTTTCTGGGGTTCCGTGGCCACCCTGGCTGCGGCGGTTCCGCTGCTGCCGCTACTGGTCGCCTGCCCGCCCGGCCTCGGCTGA
- a CDS encoding ArsR/SmtB family transcription factor: MLTIASDIDALARFGRALADPIRCRILLALREAPAHPAALADQLEISRTRLSNHLACLRDCGIVVAVPEGRRVRYELADARLGHALDDLRGVVLAVEADRTCVDADEEGCC, encoded by the coding sequence GTGTTGACCATCGCTTCCGACATCGACGCCCTGGCCCGCTTCGGCCGTGCGCTCGCCGACCCGATCCGGTGCCGCATCCTTCTGGCTCTGCGGGAGGCGCCCGCGCACCCGGCGGCACTTGCCGACCAGCTGGAGATCTCCCGCACCCGTCTGTCGAACCACCTCGCCTGCCTGCGCGACTGCGGCATCGTCGTCGCCGTCCCGGAAGGGCGGCGCGTGCGTTACGAGCTGGCGGACGCCCGCCTCGGCCACGCCCTGGACGACCTGCGCGGTGTCGTCCTGGCCGTCGAGGCCGACCGCACCTGCGTCGACGCCGACGAGGAGGGCTGCTGCTGA
- a CDS encoding BlaI/MecI/CopY family transcriptional regulator, which produces MRRLGDLEAEIMDRLWTWDRPATVREVVDDINKTRPVAYTTVMTVTNILYSKGWLLRGKQGRAWLYTPVRSREAYAAALMEDGLGESKDRSAALVHFVENMSEDEVAALRTALRNVGRQAEA; this is translated from the coding sequence ATGCGGCGGCTGGGGGATCTCGAGGCGGAGATCATGGATCGCCTCTGGACGTGGGACCGTCCAGCGACGGTGCGTGAGGTTGTCGACGATATCAACAAGACCCGTCCCGTCGCCTACACCACCGTGATGACCGTCACCAACATCCTCTACAGCAAGGGCTGGCTGCTGCGCGGCAAGCAGGGTCGGGCCTGGTTGTACACGCCGGTCCGCAGCCGCGAGGCGTACGCCGCCGCGTTGATGGAGGATGGCCTGGGGGAGAGCAAGGATCGCTCTGCTGCGCTGGTCCACTTCGTCGAGAACATGTCCGAGGACGAGGTGGCGGCTCTTCGCACGGCCCTGCGGAACGTGGGACGACAGGCGGAGGCGTGA
- a CDS encoding cation transporter yields MATSVSLGPAPDRRAQLVRRIRLLVAATITYNIIEAIVAITAGTVASSTALVGFGLDSVIEVSSAAAVAWQFSASDRDVREAREKTALRIIALSFFALAAYVAIDSVRALTGTGEAQHSTPGIALAALSLAIMPFLSADQRRAGRELGSASAVADSKQTLLCTYLSAVLLVGLLANSLLGWTWADPIAALVIAVVAVKEGREAWRGDDCCAPTGLTALKETDGTTDPCGCAPGCSCCN; encoded by the coding sequence ATGGCGACGTCGGTCTCCCTCGGCCCGGCACCGGACCGCCGCGCCCAACTGGTTCGTCGCATCCGCCTGCTGGTCGCCGCCACCATCACCTACAACATCATCGAGGCGATCGTCGCGATCACGGCGGGCACCGTCGCCTCCTCCACCGCGCTGGTCGGCTTCGGCCTGGACTCGGTCATCGAGGTTTCCTCCGCTGCGGCGGTCGCCTGGCAGTTCTCCGCCTCCGATCGCGACGTACGCGAAGCCCGGGAGAAGACCGCGCTGCGCATCATCGCGTTGTCCTTCTTCGCGCTCGCCGCGTACGTCGCGATCGACTCCGTCCGCGCCCTGACGGGAACCGGAGAGGCGCAGCACTCCACGCCGGGGATCGCGCTGGCAGCCCTCTCCCTCGCGATCATGCCGTTCCTGTCCGCCGACCAGCGCCGCGCCGGACGCGAACTAGGCTCCGCCTCCGCCGTCGCCGACTCCAAGCAGACCCTGCTCTGCACCTACCTCTCGGCCGTCCTCCTGGTCGGCCTGCTCGCCAACTCCCTGCTGGGCTGGACCTGGGCCGACCCCATCGCCGCCCTCGTGATCGCCGTCGTCGCGGTCAAGGAAGGCCGCGAGGCCTGGCGCGGCGACGACTGCTGCGCCCCCACCGGCCTCACGGCGCTCAAGGAGACCGACGGCACGACGGATCCCTGCGGTTGCGCCCCCGGGTGCTCGTGCTGCAACTGA